The Leptospira meyeri region TGTTAAAACCCGCACTCAGTTGGAAAACCCAGATCCAACACATACAAAACCTAAACCAAGGTACATTTATTGGGTACGGGTCCACTTATAAAACCACACACGATACGAAATTGGCAGTTGTTCCCGTCGGATACTATGAGGGACTCGACAGAAAACTTTCCAATCACGGGTATATGCTCGTTCGAGGAGAACGGGCTAAAATTTTAGGAAGAATTTGTATGAATATGACCATGCTTGATATCACTCATATCCCAGATGCAAAACTAGGTGATGATGTGGTGATTCTGGGTAAGTCAGGAAACGAGATAATTTCCGCAGATGATCATGCAGCTTGGACAGGAACCATCAACTACGAAGTGGTCACAAGAATTTTGGGATCATTCCCTCGTATCATTGAAGACTAGAGGATTTTATGTCAGAAAGACAAATTTATAATTGGAAAAATCATCGACTCACTTATGTGAAACACAAGTCTCTCAATCCCAAAGCCAAAGAAACAATTGTTCTCATCGGTGGTTGGTGTTCGGCAGCTGGGTATTGGGGCCTCAACATTCCTTTTTTTCGTCAGTTTGGAGATGTCATCGAACTAGACTTAGTTGGACATTATCCAGCTGAAATTTTTGATCAAAAAAAAGGACTCACCCTCCAAGACTTTTTAGAAACGCAAGCCCAAGGAATTTGGGCCTCAGCCGGAGAAAAAGACATCACCCTTGTGGGCCATTCGACAGGTGGGATGGCAGTCCTTGCAATCGCTTCTTTATTTCCGCAAAGGATCAAACAAGTCATTTCAATCGCACCTTATGTCCATGGACCTGTCCCTGGGGTTTTGAAAATTGGTGTGGTGGGCCTTCGTGCAAACTTAGGGAGTTTTTTTGACTTTGGATTTAAAATCGGGAAATCACTACCGAAAGCTCTACAAATTGGATTTTCCTACGGAGTGTATGATTCTTCTGCCTTTCATGCCCGTGAAGATATCAAACAATTCCTCAAAGACTATAACCCACAATTCGAATGTTTGAACCCAAGACAAATTCTAATGATCCTAGAGATGTTAGATAGAACCGACATTCGACCCATTGTTTTTGGGAACCAAGTCCCCACGCTGATTATGCGTGGAGAAGAAGATCCCATCATACCTGGAAAGGATGTGATGGAACTCGAAAGGACTACCCCTCATGTCAAAGCAGTTTTATTTTCAGAATGCGGACATTTTGTACATATGGAAAAACAAAAGGCTGCTGAAAAAGTGATGAAAGACTTTCTTCTAATGAAAAAATCTTCTTCTACAAAGAAGTCTTTTTTCTAAAATAGACGATGATTTAGGCTCGGTAATTGGTTTCGAATATCGCTTAACTTTTGTAAGTCGATTTCGGCGATAGCAAATCCTTCTTCTTTGTCTATTTCATCTAAAATTTCTCCCCAAGGGGAAATGATGAGCGAATGTCCAAAGGTTTTACGATTCCCATGCGGGTCATGAATTCCTGTTTGTCCAGGTGCCAAAACATACATAAAATTTTCAATTGCACGTGCGCGAAGGAGAACATGCCAATGGGCTTCTCCGGTAGGAACTGTGAAAGCTGCCGGCAAAAAACAAAGCTCTACTCCTTTCTCAGAAAGACTACGAAAGAGTTCCGGGAAACGAATGTCGTAACAAATGGCAGAAGAAATTTTTCCGTACTCGGTTTGGATGACATCAGGAACCTTGCCTCCACTCTCTGTAGAATTTGACTCACTGTAATTGAATCCATCGCCCACCACTGCATTGAATAAATGTGCCTTATGATACCGAAAGATTTCCTTTCCTTCTGGACTTGTGATGACAGCAGTGTTGTAAACCTTTCCTGTTGGCGCCTTAGTAGGAAAACCACCTCCAAGAAGAAAGATTCCCAGGTCTTTTGCTGTTTCTTGCAAAAAGGCATTTGTCTCTTCTTCAATTTGCCCAAGGAGATTTTTTTTCTCTGACTCACTTCCCATAAAGGAAAAATTTTCGGGAAGGCCTATGACTTTGGCACCAGCACTTGCCGCCTCTTCCACAAGTTGCCTACACTTAGTTAGGTTATTTGAGATTCTTGCTGTACTTGTGACTTGCACTGCGGCGGCTTTAAATTTCATTATCATAAATGAGGACTTTTATGAACCACCATTCCGAAAAAATCAATCATATCTTGGAAGCTCTTCCCTATTTGATCAAATATTCTGGTAAAACCATTGTCATCAAGTATGGCGGGGCTGCCATGGTGGAAGAAGAATTAAAAGCGTCTTTTGCTGAAGATATTGTACTCCTCAAATATTTAGGGATCAATCCTGTCGTGGTTCATGGTGGTGGACCTGAAATCAATGCTCTAATCAAGTCACTCAACCTAAATACCCAGTTCATTCGTGGGCATAGGGTTACTGATGAAGCCACGATGGAAGTGGTGGAGATGGTTCTTACTGGAAAAGTGAACAAACAAATAGTATCTCTCATCCAAGAAAAGGGTGGAAAACCCGTTGGGCTCTCTGGAAAAGATGGTGGGCTTGCAGTTGCGGAAAAATATCTGATGGAAGTGGAAGGGGAAGACGGTAAGGTTCAAAAAGTGGATTTAGGCCTTGTGGGAGAAGTGACAGAAGTAGATCCCAATATTTTACTCACCTTACAACGTGAAGGTTTTATCCCGATCATCTCACCGGTCGCCATGTCCAAAGAAGGACAAACTTTAAATATCAATGCAGATACAATGGCTGGTGCCATTGCCGAAGCCCTTCATGCGGATAAACTCATTTTACTCACCGACACTCCTGGTATCCTCATTAACGACCAACTGGTAACGGGTCTCAAAAAAGGGGATATTCACGGGTATATAAAAACTGGACAGATCTCTGGTGGCATGATACCAAAAGTAGAATGTTGTTTGCGAGCCATTGACTCTGGAGTCAAAAGAGCCCACATCATTGACGGTCGAGTACCACATTCCGTCTTAATTGAAATTTTAACCAACCAAGGGATTGGAAGTTTGATCGAACAAGGATAGATTCGGATGCCTACAAAATTACTGACATTAAGTCTGATTTCAGACATAACCAGCCGCATCAATTCTCAGGAAGATTTAAATACACTTCTCGGAGAGATAATGGGGATCACTCGTGACGTTCTCCAAACCGAAGGTTCTTCCCTACTCTTATATGATAAAGAAAATGATCAGTTGGTTTTTAATACAACCAGTGGCTTAAAAGAAGAATCTCTTGCCCACCTAACTGTTCCTAGAGGGAAAGGAATTGCAGGAATGGTTTTGGAAACCCTCAAACCAGAAATAGTCAACGATGCTGCTAATGACCCTAGGATATTCAAAGCCATTGACCAAAAAGTAGGTTATGTTACTAGAAATTTACTTTGTGTTCCTATGATTGCGCAAGGAGAAGTACAAGGTGTACTCGAAGCAGTAAATTCTCTCGACAATCGTGATTTTAATCATACCGATATTAAAATTTTAAAGTATCTTTCGAACTTAGCAGCGATTGCTGTTAAAAATCGGCTACTGATTGATAGCCTCAATTTACGAGCAAACGAACTGAATGGTTTGTTCCAAATTTCCCAAGCACTTGCCAATATCCAAAGTTCAGATGAATTTATGGATCTTGCAGTCAAAACCATTTCCGAAGTTTTGCAGGTAGACCGAGTATCCCTTCACTTTGAAAAGATCGAAAAAAAAGGACTTCCCCGAACCAAATCCAAAGGCTTTTCCGATCAAATTCATGACGAAGATGTAGAAGTTTTATTATTTGCTGATAAAGCCGATTGGATGTTCAAAGGGTATAAAATCATTACAGCAAATTCTCCACAAGGAATCCAACTTACTCACAAAGGTTTATTCCAACATAGTATGATCCTATTCCCTATCTTAAAAAACAAAGAATGGTTAGGTTCTCTTGTTGTTTCTGACAAAACATCTCGTACTCGGTTCGATGAGATGGACATTCGAATTTTAAGAACACTTACCAACCAAGTAGGCGAAGCTTACACTGCCTTACAAGTTAAGATACAAAGTGAACGCTTGAAAAACATCGACCGTGATATGCAAGTGGCGGCAATGATCCAAAAACATTCGCTCCCCATCATCCCAAAACAATATTCATTATTAGAATTTGATACCTACTACCAAGCTTCAAGAGAAATTGGGGGAGACTTCTATGATATGGTGGTTCACGGAAAAGATGAAGTTTCTGTAATCATTGCCGATGTGTCTGGGAAAGGAACACCAGCTGCCCTTTTTATGGAATTTTCTAAAACGGTCTTACAACAAGAAGTTTCGAAGACTAGCTCCACAAGTGAAGCTCTCTTCAATGCCAATCAAATCTTACAAGACAAATCTGGTTTCTTAATGTTTGTCACAGCGATGCTTGTGCGAATCAATATGACAAAAAAAGAATTAACTTATTCTTCTGCTGGTCATAATTTACAAATCATCTATCGTAAAAAACACCATAAAATCCAGCATCTTTCTGGCAAAGGTCAACCAATGGGAATTGGAAATTGTGAGTTTTCTGAACATACAGTAAGTTATTTACCAGGTGATTTGCTTGTGCTTTACACAGATGGTGTCACAGAAGCCATGAATATGAAAGAAGAACTTTTTTCAGAAGAGAGGCTAGAATCGGTGATCTTATCTCATATCAACGATCCTCCAGAAGTGATCAGACAAGCTATTTTACAGAAAGTCAGTGAATTTGTGGGAGAAGCAGAGCCGCACGATGACCTTTCTCTCTTTATTATTCGTCTAAACTAATAGTAAAGGAGTTTTTATGAAACGCATTTTATATGCAATGGCAGTGACCTTACGACTGGATAAACTGCACAAAGCCATGTTAGATGCTGTCATCGAAACACGTGTCAAAAACGCATTACAAACATCTGACAAACTTCGAAAGGAACAAGACCGTTTGCGAGAAAAAGAATTTCGCAAACAAATGGAAGATTTACAAAACAATCACAACAGTAGTTTTGAAAATTATAAACTAGAAACTGAAAATTTAATTCGAATATTCAAAAACCAGATCCTTGTGGAAAAAAAAGAAGTTCTGAAAGAACGGGAAGTGGTGCGCGAAATGCAACGCCAAGCCATGATCCGCGAAAACAGATTCCAACATTATATTCTACGATTTAAAGAAATTCTCTTTGTAAACAAAAAGGTTGTGGAATCCATTCAAAGTCTGGTCAAAGTAGAATCAAACATCGAAGACCTGTTATACGAAATTGACAATTACGATGAAAGTAAATTCATCAAAAAACCAGAAATGATTTTGGATACGGAATTCTTAAAAGAACTCCATAAAAAAGAAGAAGAGATCCGGGACAATATTCTCAAGTTCCAGAAAAAAGTAGAAAATAGCTGAAGTTTCCTCTTCAGCTATTTTTTCCCATTACACAAACTCGGCCAAAATACGATTCTTTTGCCCAATCTCTTTTTGTTTCCAAAGAAAATAGATGGCTGGGTAAACCAGAAGTTCCAATACAAAACTTGTGACAAGCCCTCCAACCATCGGAGCAGCAATCCGTTTCATTAGATCAGAACCTGATCCCGTTGCCCACATAATTGGCAATAACCCAATGAAACCTGAAAGAACCGTCATCATCTTGGGTCGAATTCTGTGCACTGCCCCCTCAATGATCGCTAGTTTTAGTTCAGATATATTCATATCCGGATTTTGGATTTTATGTTTCTCAAAGGAAAGATCTAGGTACATCAACATAAAAACCCCTGTTTCCGCATCTAACCCTAGTAGTGCGATAATTCCCACCCAAACGGCAACAGAAATTTGGTAATCCAAAACAAATAACAACCAAAAGGCGCCGATCATAGAAAATGGAACTGCAGTTAATACAATTGCCGTTTTCATCATGGATTTGGTATTCATGTACAAAAGAAAGAAAATCAAAACGAGTGTAATGGGAACCACAATCATCATCCTATTTCGTACACGAACGATATTTTCATACTGTCCGCTCCACTCTAAAAATACACCTTTAGGAAGATCCACTTCAGAATCTACGATTGACTTCAACCGATCCACAAATCCAAGTAAATCACTGTCCGTTGTATCTACATAAACATACCCGGTTAAAAATCCATTCTCATCTCGGATCATAGTAGGTCCTACGTTGTATTCAAGAGTTGCCAAATAACTCAAAGGAATATGACCTCGATTTGAAATCGGAATCAAAACTTTTGAAATCATTTCCAAACTATCACGGTATTCTCTGGGATAACGGATTTGAATGGAATACCTTTCCCTTTTCTCAATTGTTGTGGAGATTGTCTCTCCACCCAAAGCAGAAAGGATTGTCTTTTGGATGTCTTCAATGGTTAAGCCATACTTGGCAGCGAGCTCCCTCCTAATTTTAATATCGATATAATATCCGCCGGATGTTCTCTCTGCAAATATGGAGCGAACATTTTTTTCTTTTTTTAGAACGGTTTCTATGTTGATTCCAACTTCTTGGATTTTTTCAAGATTTTCACCTAACACTTTTATGCCGATCGGCGTTCGAATCCCCGTAGACAACATATCAATCCGAGCACGAATTGGTTGCGTCCATGCATTAGAAAATCCAGGAATTTCCATTTGTTCATTCATTTGTTTCACAAGGTCTTCTTTGGTAAATCCATCCCTCCAATCTTTTTTTGGCTTGAGAGTGACTATGATCTCAAACATTGAGATTGGAGATGGATCAGTGGAAGTATCTGCTCTTCCAGCTTTTCCATAAACCGATTCCACCTCAGGAAAACTTGCCAACTTCTGATCCATGATTTTTAATACTCGCTCGGCTTCGCCAATGCTAATCCCAGGAAGAGTTGTTGGCATATATAAAATAGAACCTTCATTCAATGGTGGCAAAAACTCTGTCCCTAACTTAAAATAAATGGGAACAGTAAAGAGAAATAACAATACCGCAGTGACGATTGTTTTTTTGGGATGAGTCAAAAACCAATTTCACTACAGGTTCATATATTGCATACAAACGTTTGCTAATCGGATGGTTTTTCTCTGAATAGTATTTGCCTACAAAGATACTTGTGAGTATGGAATTGAGAACAGGTGTAAATTTAGAAAATGGATCCATACGAGTGAACAACATACGAAATGCAGGATCAACTGTAATGGCAAGGATTGCAGCAATCGCCATGGTAAGGTTCTTTGAAATTGCTAGCGGTCTAAATAATTTCCCTTCTTGGTCAACCAGTGTAAAAATTGGGAAAAAAGCAACAGCGATGATGAGTAAAGAAAAGAAAACAGAAGGTCCCACTTCTAGGAGTGCTTCGAGTCGAATTGCATGGAAGTCACCTACTCGACCCGATGTTTCCCATTCTTCCAATTTTTTATAAGCGTTTTCCACCTCTACGATGGCTCCGTCCACAAGTACACCAATCGATAAGGCAATCCCTGCAAGGGACATTAAATTAGAACCAATGTCAGCCAAATACATAGGTAAAAAAGAAAGGATCACTGCAATTGGGATTGTAAGGATCGGAACAATCGCAGAAGGGATATGCCACAAAAAAATCAAAATGATGATGGAAACAACAATGATTTCTTCTGTTAACTTTTCTTTCAATACACGAATCGTTTCGTTAATGAGGATGGAACGATCGTATACCGGTTTGATTTTTAAACCTTTGGGTAAGGAAGTTTCCATGGATTTGATTTTATCTTGTACCGATTCAATCACTCGTAAGGCATTTTCCCCATGCCTCATGATGACGATACCAGAGACTTGATCCCCTTCACCATTCCAATCCCCAACACCTCTCCTTAAGTCGGGACCATCTACGATAGTGGCAACTTGCGATAAATAAACAGGAGTTCCAATTGAATTTGCACCTAACGATATTTGTTCGATATCTTCTTTGGATTGAACATATCCTCTAACACGGATCATATATTCGGCACCACCAATTTCGAGTAACCTGGCTCCAATGTCATCGTTTGATTTACGAACCGTATCAATGACTCGATCCATATCGATTCCAAAAATTTGTAATTTTAATGGGTCAATTTGGATTTGGTATTGTTTCTTAAATCCACCCACAGTGGCAACTTCCGCCACACCTGGAATCGAATTCAGTAAATACTTTAATTTAAAATCTTGAAATGAACGAATTTCAGCCAAATCCATCTGTTTTGTTTCATCTACTAATACATATTGATAGATCCAACCAACACCTGTGGCATCTGGCCCCAAACTTAAGTTTACACCCGCTGGCAGATTATTTTGTAATTGGGAAATGTATTCATTCACTCGAGAACGTGCCCAATACAAATCCGTTCCATCTTCAAAAATCACATATACAAAGGAAAACCCAAAGTCAGAAAACCCTCGAATCGCTTTTACCTTGGGAGCACCAAGTAACGATCTGACAATTGGATAAGTTACTTGGTCTTCAATAATATCTGGACTCCTATCCCATTTGGAATAGATAATCACCTGAGTATCAGACATATCTGGCAATGCATCCAAAGGAATATTTTTAATGGCAAAAATTGAGATTAATACAAAAAATAAAGTTGTAATAATAACCAAATACCGATTGTTAGCTGAAAATTTAATGATTGTGCTGATCATTTTTATCTCCACCTAACTTTAATTTTGATTCCGAATCTAAAAGAAAACTTGCTTTGGATACAATTTCATCATTTTCTTCCAGACCTTCAATCACCTCTACCCATTCAGTGGAGGAAAACCCAAGTTTTATTTTCTTTGGAATATAATGATTTGTATCGGTTTTTTTATAAACTAAATCTGATTTTCCCGTTGGGAGAATGGATTCTTTTGGTATTCTCAATACATTACTTTTTTCAATTTCATAGGTACCTTGTACATACATCTGAGGTTTAAACAATTCCAGAGGATCTTTCACCTCACACCAAACAGACAAAGTTCTTGTGTCTTGATTGATCAAATTTCCCATCGCCACAATTTTTGCCTTGGGAAGAGCATTCGTTTCTGTGAGGTTCACTAAATCAATGAACTTCCCTACTTTTAAGTATGAAAGATCATTCTCATACACCTGGAAAACCAATAGGGCATATTGATTGGATCTTCCAGTCAAAAAAAGGTTTGAGTTTTTAGAAAGAGTGTATTGGATCTGCTTCTCACTTAATCCCAACTTGGTGAACCTCAAACGAATACCGGCACGAATTTCTTTCCCCCATTCATTCTCCGAACCAATGGATTTATATTCATTAGCTGTTGAAAAAATCTCAGGGTCATAAGCAACTTGTCCACTGAGATTAATTGTTTTATTGATTGTTCCCTTCGAAACTTGAATCGTATCTAAGTTAAGAATTGATTGTTTATTCTCTGATAACTTAAGATCAGGTTCTTTTTGTAGAGAACGATTTTTGTGTTCAGATTCAAGTAGTGGATCTTCCTTTTTCACCAGTTGCATTCCACATATCGGACATTCTCCTGGGTGATCCATTTCGATCTGAGGATGCATCGGACAAGTATAAATATCTTTATGATTATGAACAGTTTCACCGCACGAAACCAAGA contains the following coding sequences:
- a CDS encoding alpha/beta fold hydrolase, yielding MSERQIYNWKNHRLTYVKHKSLNPKAKETIVLIGGWCSAAGYWGLNIPFFRQFGDVIELDLVGHYPAEIFDQKKGLTLQDFLETQAQGIWASAGEKDITLVGHSTGGMAVLAIASLFPQRIKQVISIAPYVHGPVPGVLKIGVVGLRANLGSFFDFGFKIGKSLPKALQIGFSYGVYDSSAFHAREDIKQFLKDYNPQFECLNPRQILMILEMLDRTDIRPIVFGNQVPTLIMRGEEDPIIPGKDVMELERTTPHVKAVLFSECGHFVHMEKQKAAEKVMKDFLLMKKSSSTKKSFF
- a CDS encoding carbon-nitrogen hydrolase family protein, coding for MKFKAAAVQVTSTARISNNLTKCRQLVEEAASAGAKVIGLPENFSFMGSESEKKNLLGQIEEETNAFLQETAKDLGIFLLGGGFPTKAPTGKVYNTAVITSPEGKEIFRYHKAHLFNAVVGDGFNYSESNSTESGGKVPDVIQTEYGKISSAICYDIRFPELFRSLSEKGVELCFLPAAFTVPTGEAHWHVLLRARAIENFMYVLAPGQTGIHDPHGNRKTFGHSLIISPWGEILDEIDKEEGFAIAEIDLQKLSDIRNQLPSLNHRLF
- the argB gene encoding acetylglutamate kinase, whose amino-acid sequence is MNHHSEKINHILEALPYLIKYSGKTIVIKYGGAAMVEEELKASFAEDIVLLKYLGINPVVVHGGGPEINALIKSLNLNTQFIRGHRVTDEATMEVVEMVLTGKVNKQIVSLIQEKGGKPVGLSGKDGGLAVAEKYLMEVEGEDGKVQKVDLGLVGEVTEVDPNILLTLQREGFIPIISPVAMSKEGQTLNINADTMAGAIAEALHADKLILLTDTPGILINDQLVTGLKKGDIHGYIKTGQISGGMIPKVECCLRAIDSGVKRAHIIDGRVPHSVLIEILTNQGIGSLIEQG
- a CDS encoding SpoIIE family protein phosphatase, which codes for MPTKLLTLSLISDITSRINSQEDLNTLLGEIMGITRDVLQTEGSSLLLYDKENDQLVFNTTSGLKEESLAHLTVPRGKGIAGMVLETLKPEIVNDAANDPRIFKAIDQKVGYVTRNLLCVPMIAQGEVQGVLEAVNSLDNRDFNHTDIKILKYLSNLAAIAVKNRLLIDSLNLRANELNGLFQISQALANIQSSDEFMDLAVKTISEVLQVDRVSLHFEKIEKKGLPRTKSKGFSDQIHDEDVEVLLFADKADWMFKGYKIITANSPQGIQLTHKGLFQHSMILFPILKNKEWLGSLVVSDKTSRTRFDEMDIRILRTLTNQVGEAYTALQVKIQSERLKNIDRDMQVAAMIQKHSLPIIPKQYSLLEFDTYYQASREIGGDFYDMVVHGKDEVSVIIADVSGKGTPAALFMEFSKTVLQQEVSKTSSTSEALFNANQILQDKSGFLMFVTAMLVRINMTKKELTYSSAGHNLQIIYRKKHHKIQHLSGKGQPMGIGNCEFSEHTVSYLPGDLLVLYTDGVTEAMNMKEELFSEERLESVILSHINDPPEVIRQAILQKVSEFVGEAEPHDDLSLFIIRLN
- a CDS encoding heavy metal-binding domain-containing protein; the encoded protein is MRIKKILFPIFIVSLFLVSCGETVHNHKDIYTCPMHPQIEMDHPGECPICGMQLVKKEDPLLESEHKNRSLQKEPDLKLSENKQSILNLDTIQVSKGTINKTINLSGQVAYDPEIFSTANEYKSIGSENEWGKEIRAGIRLRFTKLGLSEKQIQYTLSKNSNLFLTGRSNQYALLVFQVYENDLSYLKVGKFIDLVNLTETNALPKAKIVAMGNLINQDTRTLSVWCEVKDPLELFKPQMYVQGTYEIEKSNVLRIPKESILPTGKSDLVYKKTDTNHYIPKKIKLGFSSTEWVEVIEGLEENDEIVSKASFLLDSESKLKLGGDKNDQHNH